The following proteins are co-located in the Methylomonas sp. 11b genome:
- a CDS encoding DAHL domain-containing protein, protein MTAISWQPRLIVAGLLLALTYLWLQSASPELERRNRLQTTLRIIELRDAELMRDILLARAGLLANYDSLTKAGQELLRLSQSLQTELPPANADAEKLMGKLADQLTATVQDSLVQIEYLKSDNALLRNSVMSFDEIGKNLRASAKPADSAKLGNLWRLMFSFMDSPQLELANEIQQELDRLAGLAALSDDYRLLIAHGRLIIDVSPKVDTLLRQIIAQPIVSRVDDLQQALRQYSDSVEQQADVYRLALYLVAVVLLAYLLYQFALLRANTLALRRAHANLQQEINERLQAESWLRESEARLRAITDSAHEAIISADMQGNIVSWNQGAHQMFGFKADRMLGQPFQQLLANPSPDFFDQIREEGEINRLNSPMLDSIAFRQDSSEFPVELSLSSWTRGTERYLTAIIRDISARKHLEQVARQQELQLIQANKMTALGTLVSGVAHEINNPNQLILFNSGLLADIWSDALEILEDRYQASGEFSLGGLPYSEMRNSAAVLIHDINDGAKRIERIVAELKNYARPQSAEASVSFAINEVVERAVRLLKHLIDQKTQHFKTDLAEALPLLHGDPQQVEQVLVNLLINALEALPDPQKSVSVATKLLDDGGHVCVEVRDEGIGIAAEHIQQLCDPFFTTKQANGGTGLGLAISASLLRAQGGRLSFSSAPGQGTCARVIFPLNPVPAMEANHAM, encoded by the coding sequence ATGACTGCTATTTCCTGGCAGCCCAGGCTGATCGTCGCCGGTCTGTTGCTGGCCTTGACCTATCTCTGGCTACAAAGCGCCAGTCCGGAACTGGAAAGGCGTAACCGCCTGCAAACTACGCTGCGCATCATCGAATTGCGCGATGCCGAATTGATGCGCGATATTTTGCTGGCCCGTGCCGGTCTGCTCGCTAACTACGATTCACTAACAAAAGCCGGTCAGGAACTGCTGCGTTTATCGCAGAGTTTGCAAACCGAATTGCCACCGGCAAATGCTGACGCCGAAAAACTAATGGGTAAATTAGCGGACCAGCTAACCGCGACTGTCCAGGATAGCTTGGTGCAAATCGAGTATCTCAAATCGGACAATGCCTTGCTGCGCAATTCGGTGATGTCCTTCGACGAGATCGGTAAGAACTTGCGGGCCTCAGCAAAGCCCGCTGACAGCGCAAAGCTGGGCAATTTATGGCGCTTGATGTTCAGTTTCATGGACAGCCCGCAGCTGGAATTAGCCAACGAAATCCAGCAGGAGCTTGATCGGTTGGCCGGACTTGCCGCTCTGTCAGATGACTATCGGCTGCTGATCGCCCACGGCCGGCTGATCATAGACGTCTCGCCTAAGGTGGATACGCTATTACGACAAATCATCGCCCAGCCTATCGTCAGCCGGGTCGATGATTTGCAACAAGCCTTGCGCCAGTACAGCGACAGCGTGGAGCAACAAGCCGACGTCTATCGTCTGGCGCTATATCTGGTCGCCGTGGTCCTGCTGGCGTATTTGCTGTATCAATTCGCGCTGCTCAGAGCGAACACGCTGGCTTTGCGCCGGGCCCACGCCAACCTGCAACAAGAAATCAACGAACGTTTGCAAGCGGAATCCTGGTTGCGGGAAAGTGAAGCCCGGCTGCGGGCCATCACCGACTCAGCCCATGAAGCGATTATCTCCGCGGACATGCAAGGTAACATCGTTTCCTGGAATCAGGGCGCGCACCAAATGTTTGGGTTTAAGGCCGACCGGATGTTGGGGCAGCCATTTCAGCAGTTGCTGGCAAACCCGTCGCCAGACTTTTTCGACCAAATTCGGGAAGAAGGGGAGATAAATCGACTCAATAGCCCGATGCTGGATTCGATAGCTTTTAGGCAGGACAGCAGCGAGTTTCCGGTCGAATTGTCCCTATCCAGTTGGACGCGCGGCACCGAGCGCTATCTGACTGCCATCATCCGCGACATTAGTGCCCGTAAACACTTGGAACAAGTAGCCCGGCAGCAAGAACTGCAACTCATCCAAGCTAATAAGATGACGGCCTTAGGTACCTTGGTATCCGGCGTCGCCCACGAAATCAATAACCCCAATCAACTGATTTTGTTTAATTCCGGTTTGCTCGCCGATATTTGGAGCGATGCGCTGGAAATTCTGGAAGATCGCTATCAGGCGAGCGGTGAGTTTTCGTTGGGCGGTTTGCCTTACAGCGAAATGCGTAATAGTGCGGCGGTGCTGATCCATGACATTAACGATGGCGCAAAACGTATCGAACGCATCGTCGCCGAACTGAAAAATTATGCGCGCCCGCAAAGTGCGGAGGCCTCAGTGTCTTTTGCTATCAATGAGGTGGTGGAACGGGCAGTGCGATTATTGAAACATTTGATAGACCAAAAAACGCAGCATTTCAAAACCGATTTGGCTGAAGCTTTGCCCTTGTTGCACGGTGATCCACAGCAGGTGGAGCAAGTGCTGGTCAATCTGCTGATCAATGCACTGGAAGCACTTCCGGACCCGCAAAAGTCTGTTAGCGTTGCCACCAAACTGCTGGACGACGGCGGGCACGTGTGTGTGGAAGTCCGCGACGAAGGCATTGGCATAGCCGCCGAGCATATCCAGCAACTATGCGACCCTTTCTTTACCACGAAGCAGGCCAATGGCGGCACCGGGCTGGGTTTGGCGATCAGCGCCTCTTTGCTGCGCGCCCAGGGCGGCCGCTTAAGTTTTTCATCCGCGCCGGGTCAAGGCACCTGCGCCCGGGTCATTTTTCCGCTAAATCCGGTGCCAGCTATGGAAGCGAATCATGCAATGTAA
- the fba gene encoding class II fructose-bisphosphate aldolase (catalyzes the reversible aldol condensation of dihydroxyacetonephosphate and glyceraldehyde 3-phosphate in the Calvin cycle, glycolysis, and/or gluconeogenesis), protein MALISLRQLLDYAAEHSFAVPAFNISNMEQVQAIMQAADTCDSPVIMQGSAGANRYAGEVFLRHLILAAVEQYPHIPVVMHRDHAPSPDICAQAIQSGFSSVMMDGSLLEDMKTPASFEYNVEVTRRVVNMAHACGVSVEGEIGCLGSLENQQDSDHSRLLTDPDEAVEFVKQTQIDALAVAIGTSHGAYKFSKPPTGEVLVISRLKTLQQRLPNMHFVMHGSSSVPQDWLQVINEYGGNIAETYGVPVAEIVEGIKYGVRKVNIDTDLRMASTGAIRRFVAQPENASELDARKIYQAARDAMQTLCRARYEAFGSAGHAGKIKAKPLSEMAKRYK, encoded by the coding sequence ATGGCTTTAATATCATTGCGACAACTTTTGGATTACGCGGCGGAACACAGCTTTGCCGTGCCGGCTTTTAACATCAGCAATATGGAGCAAGTGCAGGCTATTATGCAGGCGGCCGATACCTGCGACAGTCCGGTGATTATGCAAGGCTCGGCTGGGGCGAATCGTTATGCCGGCGAGGTATTTCTGCGGCATTTGATATTAGCCGCCGTCGAGCAATATCCGCATATTCCGGTGGTGATGCATAGAGACCACGCGCCGTCGCCGGACATCTGCGCCCAGGCTATTCAATCGGGATTTAGTTCGGTGATGATGGATGGCTCTTTACTGGAGGACATGAAAACCCCGGCATCTTTTGAATATAACGTCGAGGTGACCCGCCGCGTGGTGAATATGGCGCATGCCTGTGGTGTGTCGGTGGAAGGGGAAATCGGTTGCCTGGGCTCGTTGGAAAATCAGCAGGATTCGGATCACAGTCGCTTGCTGACCGATCCTGACGAGGCGGTAGAATTTGTCAAACAAACCCAGATCGATGCATTGGCGGTGGCCATCGGCACCAGTCATGGGGCGTATAAATTTAGCAAGCCGCCGACGGGTGAAGTGTTGGTGATCAGCCGTTTAAAAACCTTGCAACAGCGTCTGCCGAATATGCATTTTGTCATGCACGGTTCTAGTTCTGTGCCGCAAGACTGGCTGCAAGTCATCAACGAATACGGCGGCAATATTGCAGAAACCTATGGCGTACCGGTTGCGGAAATTGTGGAAGGCATTAAATACGGGGTGCGCAAAGTCAATATCGATACCGACTTGCGCATGGCATCCACCGGCGCGATACGCCGTTTCGTCGCCCAGCCGGAAAATGCCTCAGAATTGGATGCCCGCAAGATTTACCAGGCCGCTAGAGACGCCATGCAGACGCTTTGTCGGGCACGTTACGAAGCATTCGGTTCCGCTGGACATGCCGGTAAAATTAAAGCCAAACCATTAAGCGAAATGGCGAAACGCTATAAGTAG
- a CDS encoding sigma-54-dependent transcriptional regulator: MQCKDLGNLPILLVDDEAQLLHSASLVLRSAGFAEVLTLDDSRKVLPLLASRPVGVIVLDLTMPHLSGKELLEQIAAEYPEIPVIMMTATNDLQIAVQCMRSGASDYLLKPVEQNCLVAAVRRAVEGRVLRAEFLSLKDRLLTNSPHEPSGFADIVTQSPAMFAIFRYIEAIAASPQPVLITGETGAGKELIARALHRLSGRTGDLVAVNVAGLDDTLFSDTLFGHAKGSFTGAERARDGLLASTGEGTLFLDEIGDLSIASQVKLLRLLQDGSFYPIGADRPRQNRARIIVATHCDVRRQVELGNFRKDLYFRLRTHHIQLPPLRERREDLPQLTLHFVEKAADSLGKPVPSVPPALFQWLHNYAFPGNIRELEGMAFDAVARSQGAVLSLQSFKEAIADQAPMNADGEAMDGLTALSGQFPERLPTLKEAEESLIAEALQRAQGNQGVAAGLLGISRQALNKRLIRRDAESF, encoded by the coding sequence ATGCAATGTAAAGATCTGGGCAACCTCCCTATCTTGTTGGTGGACGACGAAGCGCAATTGCTGCACAGCGCCAGTCTGGTATTGCGCAGCGCCGGCTTCGCCGAGGTGCTGACTCTGGACGACAGTCGGAAGGTGTTGCCGTTACTAGCTAGCCGGCCCGTCGGCGTAATAGTGCTGGATCTGACCATGCCGCATCTGTCCGGCAAGGAGTTATTGGAGCAGATAGCCGCCGAGTATCCGGAAATCCCGGTGATCATGATGACCGCCACCAACGATTTGCAAATCGCGGTGCAGTGTATGCGCAGCGGCGCGAGCGATTATTTGCTAAAGCCGGTGGAGCAAAATTGTCTGGTGGCTGCGGTGCGGCGGGCAGTAGAGGGCAGAGTGCTGCGCGCGGAGTTTTTGTCGCTGAAAGACCGGCTGTTAACCAACAGCCCGCACGAGCCCAGTGGATTCGCCGACATCGTTACCCAAAGCCCTGCCATGTTTGCGATATTCCGTTACATCGAAGCCATTGCCGCCTCACCGCAGCCGGTATTGATTACCGGCGAAACCGGGGCCGGCAAAGAGTTGATTGCCCGCGCCTTGCATCGTCTGTCCGGGCGAACTGGCGACTTGGTGGCGGTCAACGTCGCCGGTTTGGACGATACGCTATTTTCCGACACGCTGTTCGGCCACGCCAAAGGCTCGTTCACCGGCGCCGAACGGGCTCGGGACGGTTTGCTCGCCAGTACCGGCGAGGGTACGCTGTTTCTCGATGAAATCGGCGACCTCAGCATCGCTTCGCAGGTCAAGCTGTTGCGCTTATTGCAGGATGGTTCGTTTTACCCGATAGGTGCGGATCGGCCCCGGCAAAACCGGGCGCGGATTATCGTCGCTACCCATTGCGATGTCAGACGCCAGGTCGAACTAGGCAATTTTCGCAAGGATTTATATTTTCGGTTGCGGACCCATCATATTCAACTGCCGCCGCTACGCGAACGCAGGGAGGATCTGCCGCAACTGACGCTGCATTTCGTGGAAAAGGCCGCCGACAGCCTGGGAAAGCCTGTACCCAGCGTGCCGCCGGCGCTGTTTCAGTGGTTGCATAACTATGCGTTCCCCGGCAATATCCGCGAGTTGGAAGGCATGGCATTCGATGCGGTGGCCCGCAGTCAGGGCGCGGTGTTGTCCTTGCAGAGCTTCAAGGAGGCCATTGCCGACCAAGCGCCGATGAATGCAGATGGCGAGGCAATGGACGGACTGACCGCTTTGTCCGGCCAGTTTCCGGAGCGTTTGCCGACTTTGAAGGAAGCCGAAGAGTCGCTGATTGCGGAAGCCTTACAGCGCGCCCAAGGCAATCAGGGTGTTGCCGCCGGCTTGCTAGGTATAAGCCGGCAGGCTTTAAACAAGCGACTGATTCGCCGCGACGCGGAGAGCTTCTGA